Proteins found in one Etheostoma spectabile isolate EspeVRDwgs_2016 chromosome 14, UIUC_Espe_1.0, whole genome shotgun sequence genomic segment:
- the rad21b gene encoding RAD21 cohesin complex component b, translating into MFYAHFVLSKRGPLAKIWLAAHWDKKLTKAHVFECNLESSVESIISPKVKMALRTSGHLLLGVVRIYHRKAKYLLADCNEAFIKIKMAFRPGVVDLPEENREAAYNAITLPEEFHDFDQPLPDLDDIDVAQQFNLNQSRVEEITMREEVGNLNLLQDNDFADFGMDDREMMREESAFEVDIMGVSASNLLLEAEGGANAMADKSNHLEYDDQYKDDFGDNPMENNEGGMLVDKLLSNEDGGGIFDDPPAITESVMMPQDHGDDDDDFDALSAGAPDSPDSGPTEPLPAMADQTEQTTLVHNEEETFALEPIDITVKETKAKRKRKLIVDSVKELDSKTIRAQLSDYSDIVTTLDLAPPTKKLMMWKETGGVEKLFSLPAQPLWNARLLKMFTRCLTPLVPDELRKRRKGGEADSLDEFLKDLENPEVPREDIAGHQQRDIMDQTIMEEASVLQTSVVEGSRTTLDESAMPPPSSQPSLKHKAQDTEPALPMGALDQQQQPQGSGASDVSQQLETSNVDLPPEETTNISQMIELDLLGDKDKKKNDGDSDEEEEEGQGGDQDQEERRWNKRTQQMLHGLQRVMAKTGAQSVGLLDLCRNNNKKQAAAKFYSFLVLKKQQAVELVQEEPYSDIIATPGPRFHII; encoded by the exons ATGTTTTATGCCCACTTTGTTCTCAGCAAACGTGGGCCGCTGGCCAAAATCTGGCTGGCGGCCCACTGGGACAAGAAGCTGACCAAGGCACATGTCTTTGAATGCAATCTAGAGAGCAGCGTGGAGAGCATCATCTCACCCAAG GTTAAAATGGCTTTACGGACATCAGGGCATCTGCTGCTGGGGGTGGTAAGGATCTACCACAGGAAGGCCAAGTACCTGCTGGCAGACTGTAACGAGGCCTTCATCAAAATCAAGATGGCGTTTAGACCAG GTGTGGTGGATCTTCCAGAGGAGAACAGAGAAGCAGCCTACAACGCTATCACGCTTCCTGAGGAGTTCCATGATTTTGACCAGCCACTACCAGATCTAGA tgaTATTGACGTTGCTCAGCAGTTCAACTTGAACCAGAGCAGAGTGGAGGAGATCACCATGCGAGAGGAGGTGGGCAACCTCAACTTGCTGCAGGACAATGACTTCG CTGATTTTGGTATGGACGACCGGGAGATGATGCGGGAGGAGAGTGCGTTTGAGGTGGACATCATGGGAGTGTCAGCTTCTAACCTGCTGCTGGAGGCTGAGGGTGGAGCTAACGCAATGGCTGACAAATCCAACCATCTAGAGTACGATGACCAGTACAAGGATGACTTCGGAGACAACCCCATGGAGAACAACGAGGGAGGCATGCTGG TGGACAAGCTGCTGAGTAACGAGGATGGAGGCGGCATCTTTGACGACCCTCCAGCCATCACAGAGAGTGTGATGATGCCTCAGGACCATGGAGACGATGACGACGACTTTGATGCTCTCTCGG CGGGCGCCCCAGATAGTCCAGACTCAGGCCCAACAGAGCCGCTACCAGCCATGGCAGACCAGACAGAACAGACCACCCTGGTTCACAACGAGGAAGAAACCTTCGCCCTGGAGCCGATTGACATCACAG TGAAGGAGACCAAGGCAAAGCGTAAGAGGAAGCTGATTGTGGACAGCGTGAAGGAGTTGGACAGTAAAACTATCCGTGCACAGCTGTCTGATTACTCTGACATTGTCACCACCCTGGACCTGGCACCGCCCACCAAGAAGCTGATGATGTGGAAGGAGACGGGAGGAGTCGAGAagcttttctctctccctgctcAGCCTCTCTGGAATGCTAGGCTGCTGAAG ATGTTTACAAGGTGTCTGACGCCACTGGTACCAGACGAGCttaggaagaggaggaaaggtgGAGAAGCTGACAGTCTGGATGAGTTCCTCAAGGATCTGGAGAACCCTGAGGTACCCAGAgaggacatagcaggacaccagcagagagacatcatgg ACCAGACCATCATGGAAGAGGCCAGTGTTTTGCAGACGTCAGTTGTGGAAGGCAGCAGGACGACGCTGGACGAGTCCGCCATGCCCCCTCCGTCCTCCCAACCTAGTCTCAAACACAAAGCCCAGGACACAGAACCAGCTCTGCCT ATGGGAGCTTTGGACCAGCAACAACAGCCGCAGGGGTCCGGAGCCTCTGATGTGTCCCAGCAGCTGGAGACATCCAATGTGGATCTGCCCCCAGAGGAAACCACTAACATCAGTCAGATGATAGAGTTGGACCTGCTTGGTGAcaaggacaagaagaagaatgaTGGTGACTCTGATGAAGAG gaggaggaggggcaggGAGGAGACCAGGAccaggaggagaggaggtggAACAAAAGAACCCAGCAGATGCTCCACGGCCTCCAG AGGGTGATGGCCAAAACAGGCGCCCAGTCGGTCGGCCTGCTGGATCTGTGCAGGAACAACAACAAGAAGCAGGCGGCCGCTAAGTTCTACAGTTTCCTGGTTCTGAAGAAGCAGCAGGCGGTGGAGCTCGTCCAGGAAGAGCCTTACAGCGACATCATAGCTACGCCCGGACCTCGCTTCCACATCATCTAG
- the utp23 gene encoding rRNA-processing protein UTP23 homolog isoform X1: MGLKRQKQAKKTISFYKYNFSFREPFQILFDGTFCQAALKNKIQIKEQMPKYLMGEVQLCTTNCALKELETLGKELYGAKIILQRFQVRRCPHFKDPVPASECLLSMLGETNPHHYFVATQDHTLTAGLKKIPGVPLLYIILNTMVLDKPSQASLDHVKAVQLGELVSPAQQQSIRSLKEEQGISQKDGERRGKKRKRKRSNPNPLSCLKKRKGGPTPPKKTEQGEKRKRIRHKKRRTEGGDTPAPAVANT, translated from the exons ATGGGGCTCAAGCGACAGAAACAAGCCAAGAAAACCATAAGTTTCTACAAATACAACTTCAGCTTCAGGGAGCCCTTTCAGATCCTCTTCGACGGGACTTTTTGTCAGGCGGCTTTGAAGAACAAGATTCAGATCAAAGAGCAAATGCCCAAATACCTGATGGGAGAGGTGCAGCTGTGCACTACAAA CTGTGCGCTGAAAGAACTGGAGACTCTGGGAAAGGAGCTGTACGGAGCCAAAATCATCCTGCAGAGGTTTCAGGTGAGGAGATGTCCACATTTCAAGGACCCTGTCCCGGCTTCAGAATGTCTGCTGTCCATGCTGGGGGAGACAAACCCACACCACTACTTTGTTGCTACACAG GACCACACATTAACTGCCGGCCTAAAGAAGATCCCTGGCGTTCCTCTGCTCTACATCATCCTCAACACCATGGTGCTGGACAAGCCCAGCCAGGCGTCCCTGGACCACGTGAAGGCCGTCCAGCTGGGTGAGCTGGTCAGCCCCGCCCAGCAGCAGAGTATCCGCAGCCTGAAAGAGGAGCAGGGCATCAGCCAGAAGGATGGAGAGAGGCggggaaagaagaggaagaggaaacggAGCAATCCTAACCCTCTAAGCTGCCTGAAGAAGAGGAAAGGCGGGCCGACACCACCGAAGAAGACGGAGCAgggggagaagaggaaaagaatTAGACACAAGAAACGAAGGACGGAGGGAGGAGACACGCCTGCTCCTGCGGTTGCAAATACATAG
- the rnf5 gene encoding E3 ubiquitin-protein ligase RNF5 → MAAADPRSSSDGGPASRGGFPAGESSNERDGPGGGGGGGGGGEGERERDRATFECNICLDTARDAVISMCGHLFCWPCLHQWLETRPSRQQCPVCKAGISREKVIPLYGRGSSSQEDPRLKTPPRPQGQRTEPESRGGMFQGFGDTGFHMSFGIGAFPFGFFTTVFNANDPFHRADQYAGDQQGNTNHNNGSNNWQDSLFLFVAIFFFFWLLSV, encoded by the exons ATGGCGGCCGCGGATCCCCGGTCCTCAAGTGACGGCGGGCCGGCCAGCAGAGGCGGATTTCCAGCCGGGGAAAGCAGCAACGAGCGCGACGGGCcgggcggcggcggcggcggcggcggcggcggggAGGGCGAACGGGAGCGGGACCGGGCCACCTTCGAGTGCAACATTTGTTTGGACACTGCCAGGGACGCTGTCATCAGTATGTGCGGCCACTTGTTCTG CTGGCCCTGTCTGCATCAA TGGTTGGAGACGCGGCCCAGCAGGCAGCAGTGTCCTGTGTGTAAAGCAGGCATCAGCAGGGAGAAAGTCATCCCGCTGTACGGCAGAGGGAGCTCCAGCCAAGAAGACCccag GTTGAAAACTCCACCTCGGCCTCAGGGACAGAGAACGGAGCCAGAGAGTCGAGGCGGG ATGTTTCAGGGTTTCGGGGACACTGGCTTTCACATGTCTTTCGGCATCGGGGCTTTCCCCTTTGGGTTCTTCACCACTGTCTTTAACGCCAACGACCCCTTTCACAGAGCAG ACCAGTATGCAGGTGATCAACAAGGCAACACTAACCACAACAATGGCAGTAACAACTGGCAAGACTCCCTCTTCCTATTCGTggccattttcttcttcttctggctGCTGAGCGTGTGA
- the utp23 gene encoding rRNA-processing protein UTP23 homolog isoform X2, with the protein MGHLINGSATNTTQSCALKELETLGKELYGAKIILQRFQVRRCPHFKDPVPASECLLSMLGETNPHHYFVATQDHTLTAGLKKIPGVPLLYIILNTMVLDKPSQASLDHVKAVQLGELVSPAQQQSIRSLKEEQGISQKDGERRGKKRKRKRSNPNPLSCLKKRKGGPTPPKKTEQGEKRKRIRHKKRRTEGGDTPAPAVANT; encoded by the exons ATGGGACATTTAATCAATGGCTCggccacaaacacaacacaaag CTGTGCGCTGAAAGAACTGGAGACTCTGGGAAAGGAGCTGTACGGAGCCAAAATCATCCTGCAGAGGTTTCAGGTGAGGAGATGTCCACATTTCAAGGACCCTGTCCCGGCTTCAGAATGTCTGCTGTCCATGCTGGGGGAGACAAACCCACACCACTACTTTGTTGCTACACAG GACCACACATTAACTGCCGGCCTAAAGAAGATCCCTGGCGTTCCTCTGCTCTACATCATCCTCAACACCATGGTGCTGGACAAGCCCAGCCAGGCGTCCCTGGACCACGTGAAGGCCGTCCAGCTGGGTGAGCTGGTCAGCCCCGCCCAGCAGCAGAGTATCCGCAGCCTGAAAGAGGAGCAGGGCATCAGCCAGAAGGATGGAGAGAGGCggggaaagaagaggaagaggaaacggAGCAATCCTAACCCTCTAAGCTGCCTGAAGAAGAGGAAAGGCGGGCCGACACCACCGAAGAAGACGGAGCAgggggagaagaggaaaagaatTAGACACAAGAAACGAAGGACGGAGGGAGGAGACACGCCTGCTCCTGCGGTTGCAAATACATAG